One Streptomyces mobaraensis NBRC 13819 = DSM 40847 DNA segment encodes these proteins:
- a CDS encoding type I polyketide synthase, whose translation MAELPSRPAGSAGRPVAVVGVSCRLPGGVGDLSGLWEVLEQGRDVVGEVPADRFDVRRFVDASMPRVGKSRTAAGGFLDDVAGFDAGYFGIAPKEASRMDPQHRLLLELAVEALDDAGIAPARLAGSDAAVFVGVSDTSYGGLQMMHPEAVNAYTMSGGASSIAANRLSHFFDLRGPSMVVDTACSSSLVALDRACRTLWDGTSAVALCGGVNVLLSPYHFVGFSQAAMLSPTGRCAAFSAAADGFVRAEGGGVVVLKPAADAVADGDRIHGLILGTGTNSDGRTMGLALPSARAQEELLRSVYERAGVGPDELVYLEAHGTGTPVGDPVECQAIGRALGRPRTTGALPIGSAKTNFGHLEPASGIVGLLKALLVLRHRTVPPTLHATPAHPDIDFDGLNITPAAEARPTATVARPVVGVNSFGFGGSNAHVALTAGPGATPGGEPAGPPAPPAPPAPPAPPAPPAGRPLPLVVSARTAAALAEAAAAMVARLEPGLTEGEFYDIAYTACRRRGLHPHRLAVLATVRTAVPLLRSFALPEHGPATETEPPATSTDPAPALGQGLQGLGVTSQAVEHGRVAFVFPGNGSQWAGMAADLLESSAAFRAAVAEADEHLSPLLGWSPLDELAAPPEAQRMSLTRVAQPLLFVVQVGLTRLLREQGITPYCVLGHSVGEVAAAHVAGALDLGQAARVVAARSARQADTAGTGRMAAVALGEADVREALADHPGVEVAAVNSGRDVTVAGPSDAVRVFLARLAEQGVAGTELDVDHAFHSAAMDPVEQPLREALADLRPAAPAVPMISTVTGEPVDGTGLDAAYWWRNVREPVAFAPAVERALDLGADILLEVGPHPVLSPFLRRVAAGRPRTTIAVTGTLRRGEPGAEAMGRAVATLLAQGADPDWRAYFPRRGAVADLPAYPWQRERHWNGTPHSWLRTSGSGELDHPLLGERMPAPWPTWQGTVEPVLVPWLADHRLAGSVVVPATAYVEMALAAGRLALDRAAEVDHLEITRPLVVPWADAGSVRVQLAISPDDGRVHITSTDAQAQRPRPHVRARVRALYGHAPADVDVAAARARCRRTTITGAEHYESVGRAGLRYGPGFRLLDVLHVGDGEVLAAYRHQAADDAFSAHPALLDAALQAGAPLLGDAVADGAVYLPAAIGAARVWHRPAATGWAYARRLSASGTEVCWDVLVTDDDGRVSAELRSCRLRRLAGAHRTPVTVHHTVLRAVTSYDEPVSDALPPDELLTTAVDEPVQGGPSLAAADGSARGEPSVTMSDGSARGEPSGAVTGRPVSGEPSGTLTGQSVPGEPSGTATDGPVPGEPSGTATGQLAPDEPPMTATDIASAAARQVAALRADWRGHDYPRFVAALKKAAAHCYAAALAAFLPRPDAPFTAADLLRVGTVPRHATFLSAVLPELRRHRLVGRDDSGGYRLLRTRFDDTKALRDLILRFPRYAPEGRLALHGLRVLRAAGDHRPVEHLLSDGGLADLEQLYDTGVIGRFHNRLAQALLRVVVERWPDDRPLRVLEVGAGTGGTTAALLPLLPPERTRYVFTDVSPAFLTRAEHRFAAYDFLTFRTLDLDADPAAQGLPEGGFDVVVAANALHTARSVEAAVRNVAALAAPNGLLLAVESHDPYVLAPLFGALDTFWDRTDHHERPHSPLLTADRWAALFTRCGFTDVVRTGDDTAPCRDDFSVLLATAPRRPTPHPYPYPYPHPSPPGPGRHWTVVAETRGELPLAREVAARLPGPGDGPAHSVEAVDDVPAHRPSTPSRGATGICLILGAHQLPEPAATVTLTTRRAALLRRITAACPRRPDGARTALTVVTRPSGALPPPERPLAPEDAAVWGVMRTLANEEPELDVRTISLDRTGRTETDARRLARELLTATGETEVALTRSGGRFAPRELPLPAGHITTTAEHATAYALEIRTPGLSYRPAWVECAPEPVGPGEVAIDVRAAALNYRDIMQAVGLLPAEADEGTFTEAGPGLECAGVVTAVGDGVTTVRPGDRVFALAPASLASRTRTVVQAVGRMPHTMSFAEAATLPVVYATVHYSLHDLARLRPGETVLVHGGAGGVGLAALRYAHLRGARVIATAGTPAKRELLRHLGADHVLDSRGLDFAAHVRDVTDGRGVDVVVNSLAGEAITRGLELLRPGGRFVELGKRDIYENQPLLLRPFRHNLAFFGVDLTSLAFDPDQGARLFAEVTRRVHDGSYRPLPHSAYPAARVAEAFRLLQHSRHVGKVVVTFDPLDEPAVVERPVTAPRFGSQGTYLVTGGTSGFGAAGARWLADRGVRRLALVSRRGPHAPEAAGLLADLAARGVTATAYAADAADPDGMRRVIRLIDATGHPVDGVLHCAMHLDDDPLADLTDERFAAVLTPKTTGAAVLERLLADRPLETFLLYSSDTTFLGNIRQAAYVAANLHLEALARQRRQRGLPAQTLAWGAIDETGYVARNDLARTLTAVGIEPLSPREALTTAGLLISQGATVAGVGRYNWARLRGILPLLASPRCASLLPEDLQEADHTHEEILRILATMPYEEAARAVAATLARLMADVLHLDERNIDHDRRLDEYGLDSLMLAELLVSLRKRFDIDIPPLELLRSGGTITDISHLVLLRLGITADDPEPPARDAELSVGER comes from the coding sequence ATGGCCGAACTGCCGTCCCGGCCTGCCGGTTCCGCCGGTCGTCCGGTCGCGGTCGTCGGGGTGTCGTGCCGGCTGCCCGGGGGCGTCGGCGACCTGTCCGGGCTGTGGGAGGTGCTGGAGCAGGGCCGGGACGTGGTAGGCGAGGTGCCGGCGGACCGGTTCGACGTGCGCCGGTTCGTCGACGCGTCGATGCCACGCGTGGGCAAGAGCCGTACGGCGGCGGGGGGATTCCTCGACGACGTCGCCGGGTTCGACGCCGGGTACTTCGGGATCGCGCCCAAGGAGGCGTCACGGATGGACCCGCAGCACCGGCTGCTGCTGGAGCTGGCCGTGGAGGCGCTGGACGACGCGGGCATCGCGCCCGCACGGCTGGCCGGTTCGGACGCGGCCGTGTTCGTCGGGGTGTCGGACACGTCGTACGGCGGGCTGCAGATGATGCACCCGGAGGCGGTCAACGCCTACACCATGTCCGGCGGCGCGTCGTCCATCGCGGCGAACCGGCTGTCGCACTTCTTCGACCTGCGCGGGCCCAGCATGGTGGTGGACACGGCGTGTTCGTCCTCGCTGGTGGCCCTGGACCGGGCGTGCCGCACCCTGTGGGACGGCACCAGCGCGGTGGCGCTGTGCGGGGGAGTGAACGTCCTGCTGAGCCCCTACCACTTCGTCGGGTTCTCCCAGGCGGCCATGCTCTCGCCGACGGGCAGGTGCGCCGCGTTCTCCGCCGCCGCCGACGGCTTCGTCCGGGCGGAGGGCGGCGGTGTGGTGGTGCTGAAGCCCGCGGCGGACGCCGTGGCGGACGGCGACCGGATCCACGGGCTGATCCTGGGCACGGGGACGAACAGCGACGGCCGGACCATGGGCCTCGCCCTGCCCAGTGCGCGGGCGCAGGAGGAGCTGCTGCGGTCGGTGTACGAGCGGGCGGGCGTCGGCCCGGACGAGCTCGTGTACCTGGAGGCGCACGGGACGGGGACCCCGGTCGGGGACCCCGTGGAGTGCCAGGCCATCGGCCGGGCCCTGGGGCGGCCGCGGACCACCGGGGCCCTGCCCATCGGCTCGGCGAAGACCAACTTCGGTCACCTGGAGCCCGCTTCGGGGATCGTGGGCCTGCTCAAGGCCCTCCTCGTGCTCCGGCACCGGACCGTCCCGCCGACGCTGCACGCCACCCCGGCCCATCCCGACATCGACTTCGACGGACTGAACATCACGCCTGCCGCCGAGGCGCGCCCGACGGCGACCGTCGCCCGTCCCGTCGTCGGTGTCAACTCCTTCGGTTTCGGCGGCTCGAACGCTCATGTGGCCCTCACGGCCGGCCCCGGTGCGACGCCGGGCGGTGAGCCGGCGGGGCCTCCCGCGCCTCCCGCGCCTCCCGCGCCTCCCGCGCCTCCCGCGCCTCCCGCGGGGAGGCCCCTGCCGCTCGTCGTCTCGGCGCGCACGGCGGCGGCGCTGGCCGAGGCCGCGGCCGCCATGGTCGCGCGGCTCGAACCGGGTCTCACCGAGGGCGAGTTCTATGACATCGCCTACACCGCGTGCCGGCGTCGCGGACTCCATCCGCACCGGCTGGCCGTCCTGGCGACCGTGAGGACGGCCGTCCCGCTGCTGCGGTCCTTCGCGCTCCCGGAACACGGCCCCGCGACGGAGACGGAGCCTCCCGCGACATCCACGGACCCGGCACCGGCCCTCGGCCAGGGCCTCCAGGGCCTGGGCGTGACGTCGCAGGCGGTCGAGCACGGACGGGTCGCGTTCGTCTTCCCGGGCAACGGCTCGCAGTGGGCCGGCATGGCCGCCGACCTGCTGGAGAGCAGCGCCGCGTTCCGCGCGGCGGTCGCGGAGGCGGACGAGCACCTCTCGCCGCTCCTGGGCTGGTCGCCGCTCGACGAGCTCGCGGCACCGCCGGAGGCGCAGCGCATGTCGCTGACGCGGGTCGCACAGCCGCTGCTGTTCGTCGTTCAGGTCGGCCTCACACGGCTCTTGCGCGAACAGGGCATCACGCCGTACTGCGTCCTCGGGCACAGCGTCGGCGAGGTGGCGGCCGCCCACGTGGCGGGGGCGCTCGATCTGGGACAGGCGGCCCGAGTGGTCGCGGCGCGCAGCGCGCGGCAGGCGGACACCGCCGGGACGGGCCGGATGGCGGCCGTGGCGCTGGGCGAGGCCGACGTCCGGGAGGCGCTGGCGGACCATCCCGGAGTCGAGGTCGCCGCGGTCAACAGCGGGCGCGACGTGACCGTCGCCGGCCCGTCCGACGCCGTGCGCGTGTTCCTGGCGCGGCTGGCGGAGCAGGGGGTGGCCGGCACGGAACTCGACGTGGACCACGCGTTCCACAGCGCGGCCATGGACCCCGTCGAGCAGCCGCTGCGGGAGGCCCTCGCGGACCTGCGGCCCGCGGCCCCGGCCGTGCCGATGATCTCCACCGTGACGGGGGAGCCGGTGGACGGCACCGGCCTCGACGCGGCGTACTGGTGGCGCAACGTCCGCGAACCCGTCGCGTTCGCCCCCGCCGTGGAACGCGCCCTCGACCTCGGCGCCGACATCCTCCTGGAGGTCGGCCCGCACCCCGTCCTGAGCCCCTTCCTGCGGCGCGTCGCCGCCGGCCGGCCGCGCACGACGATCGCCGTGACCGGCACGCTGCGGCGGGGCGAACCCGGGGCGGAGGCGATGGGACGGGCGGTCGCCACGCTGCTCGCCCAGGGCGCGGACCCGGACTGGCGCGCGTACTTCCCCCGCCGGGGCGCGGTGGCGGACCTGCCCGCCTACCCCTGGCAGCGGGAACGTCACTGGAACGGCACGCCCCACAGCTGGCTGCGCACCAGCGGCTCCGGTGAACTGGACCACCCGCTGCTGGGCGAGCGGATGCCGGCGCCGTGGCCGACCTGGCAAGGGACGGTCGAACCGGTCCTCGTGCCCTGGCTGGCCGATCACCGACTGGCCGGATCCGTGGTCGTCCCGGCGACCGCCTACGTGGAGATGGCCCTGGCGGCGGGCAGGCTGGCGCTGGACCGCGCGGCCGAAGTGGACCATCTGGAGATCACCCGCCCCCTGGTGGTCCCGTGGGCGGACGCCGGCAGCGTCCGGGTCCAGCTCGCGATCAGCCCCGATGACGGACGGGTGCACATCACCAGCACCGACGCCCAGGCCCAGCGGCCGCGCCCCCATGTACGGGCACGGGTCCGGGCGCTGTACGGCCACGCCCCGGCGGACGTCGACGTGGCCGCCGCCCGGGCGCGCTGCCGCCGCACCACCATCACCGGCGCGGAGCACTACGAGTCCGTCGGCCGGGCCGGACTGCGCTACGGGCCCGGCTTCCGGCTCCTCGACGTGCTGCACGTGGGCGACGGCGAGGTGCTGGCGGCCTACCGGCACCAGGCGGCGGACGATGCCTTCTCCGCCCACCCGGCCCTGCTGGACGCCGCCTTGCAGGCGGGGGCGCCGCTGCTCGGCGACGCCGTGGCGGACGGCGCCGTGTACCTGCCGGCGGCGATCGGTGCCGCCCGGGTGTGGCACCGCCCGGCGGCGACCGGGTGGGCGTACGCGCGCCGGCTCTCGGCCTCCGGGACCGAGGTGTGCTGGGACGTCCTGGTCACGGACGACGACGGGCGGGTCAGCGCCGAACTGCGGAGCTGCCGCCTCCGCCGGCTGGCCGGAGCCCACCGCACCCCTGTGACCGTCCATCACACCGTCCTCCGCGCGGTCACTTCTTACGACGAGCCGGTATCGGACGCGCTGCCGCCGGACGAGCTGTTGACGACGGCGGTCGACGAACCCGTGCAGGGCGGACCGTCGTTGGCCGCGGCTGACGGGTCCGCGCGGGGTGAGCCGTCAGTGACCATGTCGGACGGATCGGCGCGGGGTGAGCCGTCGGGGGCCGTGACCGGCCGGCCCGTCTCGGGTGAGCCGTCGGGGACCCTGACCGGCCAATCCGTTCCGGGTGAGCCGTCGGGGACCGCGACTGACGGACCCGTGCCGGGTGAGCCGTCGGGGACCGCGACCGGGCAACTCGCCCCGGACGAGCCGCCGATGACCGCCACGGACATCGCCTCGGCGGCCGCGCGACAGGTGGCGGCGCTGCGCGCCGACTGGCGCGGTCATGACTACCCCCGATTCGTGGCGGCCCTCAAAAAGGCCGCCGCCCACTGCTACGCCGCCGCCCTCGCCGCCTTCCTCCCGCGGCCTGACGCCCCCTTCACCGCGGCCGACCTCCTCCGCGTCGGCACGGTGCCCCGGCACGCCACGTTCCTCTCCGCCGTGCTGCCCGAACTGCGCCGTCACCGCCTGGTCGGCCGGGACGACTCCGGCGGGTACCGGCTGCTCCGCACCCGGTTCGACGACACCAAGGCGTTGCGCGACCTGATCCTGCGCTTCCCCCGCTACGCCCCGGAAGGCCGCCTGGCCCTCCACGGTCTTCGCGTGCTGCGCGCCGCCGGCGACCACCGCCCGGTCGAGCACCTGCTGTCCGACGGCGGCTTGGCCGATCTCGAGCAGCTGTACGACACGGGCGTCATCGGCCGATTCCACAACCGGCTGGCCCAGGCGCTCCTGCGCGTCGTCGTGGAGCGTTGGCCCGACGACCGCCCGCTGCGCGTCCTGGAAGTCGGCGCGGGCACCGGCGGCACGACGGCGGCCCTGCTGCCGCTGCTGCCGCCCGAGCGCACCCGGTACGTCTTCACCGACGTCTCCCCGGCCTTCCTCACCCGCGCCGAACACCGCTTCGCCGCCTATGACTTCCTCACGTTCCGCACCCTCGACCTCGACGCCGACCCCGCCGCACAGGGCCTGCCCGAGGGCGGCTTCGACGTCGTCGTCGCGGCCAACGCGCTGCACACCGCGCGGTCCGTCGAGGCCGCCGTGCGCAACGTGGCGGCGCTGGCGGCACCGAACGGCCTGCTGCTGGCCGTCGAGAGCCACGACCCGTACGTCCTGGCTCCCCTCTTCGGCGCCCTCGACACCTTCTGGGACCGCACTGACCACCACGAACGTCCCCACTCACCCCTCTTGACGGCCGACCGGTGGGCCGCCCTGTTCACCCGCTGCGGCTTCACCGACGTCGTCCGCACCGGCGACGACACCGCGCCCTGCCGTGACGACTTCTCCGTCCTGCTCGCCACCGCGCCCCGGCGTCCCACTCCGCACCCCTACCCGTACCCGTACCCGCACCCGTCGCCGCCGGGGCCCGGGCGCCACTGGACCGTCGTGGCGGAGACGCGTGGGGAACTCCCGCTGGCGCGGGAGGTGGCCGCCCGGCTCCCCGGGCCGGGGGACGGCCCCGCGCACTCGGTCGAGGCCGTGGACGACGTGCCCGCCCACCGGCCCTCGACGCCGAGCCGCGGCGCCACCGGAATCTGCCTGATCCTGGGCGCCCACCAGCTGCCCGAGCCCGCCGCGACCGTGACGCTGACCACCCGCCGCGCGGCACTCCTGCGCCGGATCACGGCGGCCTGCCCCCGCCGGCCGGACGGCGCCCGGACGGCGCTGACCGTGGTCACCCGGCCCAGCGGCGCCCTGCCCCCGCCGGAACGCCCCCTCGCGCCCGAGGACGCCGCCGTCTGGGGCGTCATGCGCACCCTGGCCAACGAGGAGCCGGAACTGGACGTGCGCACCATCTCACTGGACCGCACCGGCCGGACGGAGACCGACGCCCGGCGCCTGGCCCGCGAACTGCTCACGGCGACCGGCGAGACGGAAGTGGCCCTCACCCGTTCCGGCGGCCGCTTCGCCCCCAGGGAACTGCCGCTGCCGGCCGGTCACATCACGACGACCGCCGAACACGCCACCGCGTACGCCCTGGAGATCCGTACACCCGGCCTCTCCTACCGGCCGGCCTGGGTGGAATGCGCCCCCGAACCGGTGGGGCCCGGCGAGGTGGCCATCGACGTGCGCGCCGCCGCCCTCAACTACCGGGACATCATGCAAGCGGTCGGCCTGCTGCCGGCGGAGGCCGACGAGGGCACGTTCACCGAGGCGGGCCCGGGCCTGGAGTGCGCCGGCGTGGTCACCGCCGTCGGCGACGGTGTCACCACCGTCCGCCCCGGCGACCGGGTCTTCGCCCTCGCACCGGCCTCCCTGGCGTCCCGGACCCGCACCGTCGTCCAGGCCGTCGGCCGCATGCCGCACACGATGTCGTTCGCCGAAGCCGCCACCCTCCCCGTCGTCTACGCCACCGTCCACTACAGCCTCCACGACCTCGCCCGCCTGCGTCCCGGGGAGACGGTCCTGGTCCACGGCGGCGCGGGCGGCGTCGGCCTGGCCGCGCTGCGCTACGCCCACCTGCGTGGCGCGCGCGTCATCGCCACGGCCGGCACCCCCGCCAAGCGGGAGCTGCTGCGCCACCTCGGCGCCGACCACGTCCTGGACTCCCGCGGCCTGGACTTCGCCGCGCACGTGCGGGACGTCACCGACGGCCGGGGAGTCGACGTGGTGGTCAACTCCCTGGCGGGCGAGGCCATCACCCGGGGTCTGGAACTCCTGCGTCCCGGCGGGCGGTTCGTCGAACTGGGCAAGCGCGACATCTACGAGAACCAGCCCCTCCTCCTGCGGCCCTTCCGGCACAACCTGGCCTTCTTCGGCGTCGACCTGACCTCCCTCGCCTTCGACCCCGACCAGGGCGCCCGCCTGTTCGCCGAGGTCACCCGGCGCGTCCACGACGGCTCCTACCGGCCCCTGCCCCACAGCGCCTACCCGGCCGCCCGGGTGGCCGAGGCGTTCCGGCTGCTGCAGCACTCCCGCCACGTCGGCAAGGTCGTCGTCACCTTCGATCCCCTGGACGAACCCGCGGTCGTCGAACGGCCGGTCACCGCGCCCCGGTTCGGCTCCCAGGGCACCTACCTGGTCACCGGGGGCACGAGCGGGTTCGGGGCCGCCGGCGCCCGCTGGCTGGCCGACCGCGGGGTGCGCCGCCTGGCCCTGGTCAGCCGCCGCGGCCCGCACGCTCCGGAGGCCGCCGGCCTCCTCGCCGACCTGGCCGCACGCGGCGTCACCGCGACGGCGTACGCGGCCGACGCCGCCGACCCGGACGGCATGCGCCGCGTCATCCGGCTCATCGACGCCACCGGACACCCGGTCGACGGCGTCCTGCACTGCGCCATGCACCTGGACGACGACCCGCTGGCCGACCTGACCGACGAACGCTTCGCCGCCGTCCTCACCCCCAAGACCACCGGAGCCGCCGTCCTCGAACGCCTCCTCGCCGACCGCCCCCTGGAGACCTTCCTCCTCTACTCCTCGGACACCACGTTCCTCGGCAACATCCGCCAGGCCGCCTACGTCGCCGCCAACCTCCACCTGGAAGCGCTCGCCCGGCAGCGCCGGCAGCGGGGCCTGCCCGCCCAGACCCTCGCCTGGGGCGCCATCGACGAGACCGGATACGTCGCCCGCAACGACCTCGCCCGCACCCTGACCGCCGTCGGCATCGAACCCCTCAGCCCGCGCGAAGCCCTCACCACCGCCGGCCTGCTGATCAGCCAGGGCGCCACCGTCGCCGGCGTGGGCCGCTACAACTGGGCCCGCCTCCGCGGCATCCTGCCCCTGCTCGCCTCCCCCCGCTGCGCCTCCCTCCTGCCCGAGGACCTCCAGGAGGCCGACCACACCCACGAGGAGATCCTCCGCATCCTGGCCACCATGCCCTACGAGGAGGCGGCGCGAGCGGTCGCCGCCACCCTGGCCCGGCTCATGGCCGACGTCCTGCACCTGGACGAGCGGAACATCGACCACGACCGGCGCCTCGACGAATACGGGCTCGACTCTCTCATGCTCGCCGAACTCCTGGTCTCGCTCCGCAAACGCTTCGACATCGACATCCCCCCGCTGGAACTGCTCCGCAGCGGCGGCACCATCACCGACATCTCCCACCTCGTCCTGCTCCGCCTGGGCATCACCGCCGACGACCCGGAGCCACCGGCACGGGACGCGGAGCTGAGCGTCGGTGAACGGTGA
- a CDS encoding helix-turn-helix transcriptional regulator — protein sequence MLVGRECELRRLAEVTAGVRQGRSHALVLRGPAGVGKSALLQHLADHAGPGVRVLSTVGVESEAELPFAALHQLLRPLLGAADALPPPQSAALRSAFGMDTAPADRFLVALAALTLLSEASRAEPLILLVDDAHWLDSPSADALLFVARRLGAEGVAVVFAVRDGSQPFPAPGVPDLRLSPLEADAARSLLTHLLPEAAPAVRERLLREAGGNPLALVELSAALSPEQLGGAAALPDELPLTERLQRLFRCRATSLLAEPGNALLLTAAEGDGDLAVIVRAAGDTERALHELSAAATAGLVSLDPERVRFRHPLVRSAVYQGAPLSERRAAHLALADALGEGDDRHVWHLAAAAVGPDDRVAHLLAEMAGRSRRSGGVATATKALRRAAALVSTPRDRARLLVDAAECAWKAAETAQAEALLNEAEPLSDVPALRARLVQVRGAIAHASGDPAVACLILLEGARLVQEDDPRLACETLVMAARSAWVADDPARLAEIAGLLARLPAVTPDVRDRFVAHFRYLAGLSGHAAPDARHDGTALEAHGGGPEGKTGADGKDVPVIWLSGTDPRPWVWPPTFLPYLLHATEPLRDAHQHAVDTLRRNGAIGSLPMSLAPLVALQLVTGPWPTATANGTEALSLALETGQLGAASHLRAMLAWLAAAQGDGDRCHELARDSLEISTPRRIASAIALAHWAQGLNALAEGQPLNAVKLLAEVCSPEGGAGHFMLRWIVLPDFVEACVRAGEPERAHHVLTDRDPLHPVPANHPQLRSGWHRSRALLATGEEAEDLFLAALADTGLSPFETGRTHLLYGEWLRRHRRIKPAREQLHLAEVQLDSVGALPWAELARAELRAAGGRSTQGPSTAAVPMGGEQRLTARELQVMRLAAQGLSNGEIAARLFLSPRTVGYHLYKIFPKLGVTSRSQLYGRSSG from the coding sequence ATGCTGGTCGGACGGGAGTGTGAGTTACGGCGGTTGGCGGAGGTCACGGCCGGCGTACGCCAGGGGCGCAGCCACGCCCTCGTACTGCGCGGCCCGGCCGGGGTGGGCAAGAGCGCGTTGCTCCAGCACCTCGCGGACCACGCCGGACCCGGGGTGCGGGTGCTGTCCACCGTCGGCGTGGAGAGCGAGGCCGAGCTGCCCTTCGCCGCCCTGCACCAGTTGCTGCGCCCGTTGCTCGGCGCGGCCGACGCCCTGCCGCCCCCGCAGAGCGCGGCGCTGCGCTCGGCCTTCGGCATGGACACCGCACCCGCCGACCGGTTCCTGGTGGCGCTCGCCGCGCTGACGCTCCTGTCGGAGGCGTCCCGCGCGGAACCGCTGATCCTGCTGGTGGACGACGCCCACTGGCTGGACTCCCCCTCCGCCGACGCCCTCCTCTTCGTGGCCCGGCGGCTCGGCGCCGAAGGCGTCGCGGTGGTCTTCGCCGTACGGGACGGGTCCCAGCCCTTTCCGGCGCCGGGCGTGCCCGACCTGCGCCTCTCCCCCCTGGAGGCGGACGCGGCCCGGTCGCTGCTCACCCACCTGCTGCCCGAAGCCGCGCCCGCGGTGCGCGAGCGACTGCTGCGGGAGGCGGGCGGCAACCCCCTCGCCCTGGTCGAACTGTCCGCCGCCCTCAGCCCCGAACAGCTCGGCGGCGCGGCGGCCCTACCGGACGAACTGCCGCTGACCGAGCGGCTGCAGCGGCTCTTCCGCTGCCGGGCCACCAGCCTGCTGGCCGAGCCCGGCAACGCCCTGCTGCTGACCGCCGCCGAGGGCGACGGAGACCTGGCGGTCATCGTCCGCGCCGCCGGGGACACCGAACGCGCCCTGCACGAGCTGTCCGCCGCGGCCACCGCGGGGCTGGTCTCCCTGGACCCGGAACGGGTCCGGTTCCGCCACCCCCTGGTCCGCTCGGCCGTCTACCAGGGCGCGCCGCTCAGCGAACGGCGCGCCGCGCACCTCGCCCTGGCCGACGCGCTGGGCGAGGGCGACGACCGGCACGTCTGGCACCTGGCCGCCGCCGCGGTGGGCCCCGACGACAGAGTCGCGCACCTGCTGGCCGAGATGGCCGGCCGCTCCCGGCGCTCCGGTGGAGTGGCCACCGCCACCAAGGCACTGCGCCGGGCCGCCGCACTGGTCTCCACCCCGCGCGACCGCGCCCGGTTGCTCGTCGACGCCGCCGAGTGCGCCTGGAAGGCCGCCGAGACCGCCCAGGCCGAGGCGCTGCTCAACGAGGCCGAGCCGCTGTCCGACGTGCCCGCGCTGCGCGCCCGGCTCGTCCAGGTGCGCGGGGCCATCGCCCACGCCTCCGGCGATCCGGCCGTCGCCTGCCTGATCCTGCTGGAGGGTGCGCGCCTCGTACAGGAGGACGATCCCCGGCTGGCCTGCGAGACGCTGGTGATGGCGGCGCGTTCGGCCTGGGTGGCCGACGACCCGGCGCGGCTGGCGGAGATCGCCGGTCTGCTGGCGCGGCTCCCGGCGGTGACACCGGACGTCCGGGACCGCTTCGTGGCGCATTTCCGGTACCTCGCGGGCCTGTCCGGCCACGCGGCCCCGGACGCCCGCCACGACGGTACGGCTCTGGAGGCGCACGGCGGCGGGCCGGAGGGGAAGACGGGCGCCGACGGCAAGGACGTCCCCGTCATCTGGCTGTCCGGCACCGACCCCAGACCGTGGGTGTGGCCGCCCACCTTCCTGCCGTACCTCCTCCATGCCACCGAGCCGTTGCGCGACGCCCATCAGCACGCGGTCGACACGCTGCGCCGCAACGGCGCGATCGGCTCCCTCCCGATGTCCCTGGCCCCTCTCGTGGCGCTCCAGCTCGTCACCGGCCCCTGGCCCACCGCCACCGCCAACGGCACCGAGGCCCTCTCCCTGGCCCTGGAGACCGGCCAACTGGGCGCCGCCTCCCACCTGCGGGCGATGCTCGCCTGGCTGGCCGCGGCACAGGGCGACGGCGACCGCTGCCACGAACTGGCCCGCGACTCGCTGGAGATCTCCACCCCGCGCCGGATCGCCTCCGCCATCGCCCTGGCCCACTGGGCGCAGGGCCTCAACGCCCTGGCCGAGGGGCAGCCCCTGAACGCGGTCAAGCTGCTGGCCGAGGTCTGCTCCCCCGAGGGCGGTGCCGGACACTTCATGCTGCGCTGGATCGTCCTGCCCGACTTCGTCGAGGCGTGCGTCAGAGCCGGCGAGCCCGAGCGCGCCCACCACGTGCTGACCGACCGCGACCCCCTCCACCCGGTGCCGGCGAACCATCCACAGCTGCGCTCCGGCTGGCACCGCAGCCGGGCCCTGCTCGCCACCGGCGAGGAAGCGGAGGACCTGTTCCTGGCCGCCCTGGCCGACACCGGCCTCTCCCCCTTCGAGACCGGCCGCACCCACCTGCTCTACGGCGAGTGGCTCCGCCGCCACCGCCGCATCAAACCGGCCCGCGAGCAACTGCACCTCGCCGAGGTCCAACTGGACAGCGTGGGCGCGCTGCCATGGGCGGAACTGGCACGCGCCGAACTACGGGCCGCGGGCGGCCGCTCCACCCAGGGGCCTTCGACGGCGGCCGTTCCCATGGGCGGGGAACAGCGTCTGACAGCACGCGAACTCCAGGTCATGCGGCTCGCCGCACAGGGCCTGAGCAACGGCGAGATCGCCGCCCGGCTGTTCCTGAGCCCCCGCACCGTCGGCTATCACCTCTACAAGATCTTCCCGAAGCTGGGGGTCACGTCGCGGTCCCAGTTGTACGGACGCTCCTCCGGCTGA